Genomic segment of Eriocheir sinensis breed Jianghai 21 chromosome 51, ASM2467909v1, whole genome shotgun sequence:
CACGGCCCACGCGGCTCACCCCGGCAACACTACCTGCCACCTCTGACTGACTGAGACACCGACCCCAAACACCACCAAGGTAAGCTGACGATGTTTTGGCCCGAGATGTAGTCACTCTCTTTCAGTGTTAGCGTTCATGCCTTCAGATCTGTGGAGATATCTTGAATTAAAAGGAAATTATGCATGGGTGCTTTGAAGCTTCATTTGTATCATTGATAAAAGGCGTAATAAGGATGATACTGGTGCTGTTGTGAGTAGTTTTGGATCTTAGTGGATGGAATGATGTGGGATGTaaaatgctggaggaggaggagggtggcagtgaTGGTTACAGTGGAGTGATAGGAGAAATTAAGCATAGTGGAGGAGGACAGAAACTTTGATGTGTTGGTGGCTGTGACTGGTGGAGTGATGAGAGACTTGAACCATGGATGAAGAGTAtgtatcttattattattaccatagaGATTTATAAAAGGGaatcaagggaaaatataaatTACGACAGACCGAGACAGAGTCCCCGTGATGAGCAGACATGGtaacaaagaaagagagggacagtAAAGCCAGAACTAAAAGAAATGGGGGGACGAAATCAATGCAAGGTGATGGTGGGGTGACTGACGGcatcgctcgctcgctctctccgcAGATGAGTTACAACGTGAACCGCAGCGTCATGGACGCCTTCTACCGCTACAAGATGCCCAAGATCATGGCCAAGGTAGAGGGCAAAGGCAACGGCATCAAAACCGTCGTTGTCAACATGGTGGACGTGGCCAAGGCTCTAGGCCGCCCACCCACCTGTGAGTAGCTGGCCATGCTGTGTCCTCCTTACTTACTTATGtgcttacttatttacttaatatcactattttatatttatttacttatttatgtctGTTGTTGGCATGGAATACATAAATTACAatcttcccctccaccctcccacccacagACCCTTGCAAGTACTTTGGCTGTGAGTTAGGCGCACAAACCCAGTTCGACACCAAGAACGACCGCTACATCGTCAATGGCTCCCATGACGCGGCCAAGCTCCAGGACCTCCTCGACGGCTTCATCAAGAGATTCGTCCTCTGCCCTGAGTGCGAGAACCCTGAGACCGTCCTCTTCCCCAACGTGAGTCAGCTGTCACATCTTGTCTAGGCTTACTAACTCCACTCATCTCTGTGCAGGGAAAGATACAGGGTTACACTTAATCTGTATATACACTCACTATTTGAATCTTCTGTCACATCTTGTCCAGGCCTACTAACTCCACTCATCTCTGTGCAGGAAAACATACAGGGTGACACTTAATCTGTATATACACTCTTACTATTTGAATCTTCTGTCACATCTTGTCCAGGCCTACTAACTCCACTCATCTCTGTGCAGGAAAACATACAGGGTGACACCTAATCTGTATATACACTCTTACTATTTGAATCTTCTGTCACATCTTGTCCAGGCTCACCCACTTTCCTTGTCTCCATGCAGGAAAAGAAGGGCATCATCAAGCAGTCGTGCAAGGCGTGTGGCTACCAAGGAATGCTGGACATGAGGCACAAACTCACCACTTACATCCTCAAGAACCATCCaggtgagtgaggaaggaggggacaGGCAAGGGCTAGGTAATGTAAGGAATCAGGTTAGGTCAGTATGGTTAATAATAGTGTGTGTATTTTCATGTTAATTATTATTCACTTCACAAAGGTGTGCTCTCACTATACTTGTACATTTTGTTTGGTTTCCCTGGGAAGTCTCGGCTGTTGTCTTGTGCACTGTGTGAATAGAATGTGCTGTTTATTATATGCTAGATTTATTACTCTACAGCCAtagacaaatatatacataagacTATAGGGAGACTTGTTTGCATTATGCTAGATTTATATTATCCCTCTACATAAATTAGATACACAAGGCTCAAAAGACTACACATATTAGCTTCTTCAATCCACTTCTTATACTCAACATCTCTGTGTAACCCCCATTtgaaatttgtatttgtataagcTACACATCTGCTTCAATTGATTCATTTATCCTTGGCCCTATTTGTAAGTTAGTTCTAGTGTCCTCATGAACTTGATCTTATCCAATATGTCAGCGTGCACATTGGGTTTTCTCCACACCTTTCTGTTACCGAGTTCCCTTCACCTCTTGAAGGGAACAACCTGTAAGATCAAATGTTGCTTACTGCCCCTGTTAACTATGGTGTGCACTTTTCGTTTCAGACACCAAGCCCAACCAGCCTGGCACAGCCCTCACCAAAAGGAAGGAGCGCAGCAAGAAGGCCGAGAATGGCCAGAAGGACTCCCTGCGACCCAACTCACCCCGGGCCGACAAGTCAGACGCCTCAGACGACAACATGAACGGCGATGCTGACGACCTGGACGTGAGTGTGCCGCGCCGTGCTTGTTTGGTGTAGGAACTGATCGGTAGACAAAGGCGGGAGGATATGAGACTTTTGAACAGCCTGCCAAACATTTTATGACTTGAGAAAGGGGAAGGCTTTGATACAAGTGTCTTTCAAGGTGGAGTTAGAGCAGCATATCAGAAACTTTAATGCCTTTTGTGTTGTGGAGAATTATTGCTGTTAATGTAAAGTGTAATGCAAGCCTAGAAATGTGTGTTCAAGGTTCCTCTCTGGTAAAATTCTCATTATTAAAATTTCTTCATAATGGTTCAGGTAGCTTAAATACATGATACACTATTAACAAAACATATCCGCGCTGTGTTGTGGAGAATGGTCCCGTTCATATCACAGTGAGTGGTTgtacatgtgtgtttgtgtgtgtgttcaggacgACTGGAGTCTTGACGTGAGCGAGGCAGCCATGAAGGAGCGTCAGCGAGGCCTCACCGCCGGCGTCAAGAACCTCACCGTCTCCAACGACATCGAGAAGACCCAGAGTGAGCGCCTGGAGGTGTTCTTTGAGTactgcaaggtgtgtgtgtgtacgcctccCGGCCCCTGCAGTTTGCCATCATATGTTCTCTCAACCCATCCTGTCTTTCATCAGCTCTCAGGGGTGACACTATAGCAAGTTTTGAATCATGCCATATTCTGGATTTCCTTTgtactatctttctttctttctttctttcttttttccccaagGTGGGAGGATTAACTCTTCTGGAAATGAATATGATACACTTGTCTTTTGTGCCTTTTATTTATAGACTAGCATGTTGCAATCACTTTTTAGCATAGTTTTGTATTGCCTTGAACTGTTTTTTAGACTATAATAAGTTCAGATGTAACCAAGTACATAGTTTTCAGTGCAGAATATAAGAGATATGATAGTACTTaacacggatttggctttcactgttagcgtggtaatatatagtcccaggtctttctctgcctctgtggtgcatagtggagtgtttcccatgtggtactggtgtgctggatatcccctcccaaggtgcaggacttttgcatttttcttcactgaattgtagcagccactttttgttccattcctgtagcttggtgaggtcttctggtagggaatccacagtcaaggggttaaatattATCCTTCAACCTTTGTGTTCTCTCCCTCAGgccaagaaggaagaaggacTCCTGAGACCCGGAGCCGAGGTGGCCGTCTTCAAGGACATTGCTGGTGAGGCGGAGAGGCTGGAGATCAAGGAGAACAAGGCTGTCATGGTGCTGGTGGAGCTGCTGCTTGACGACAACATCATCAAGCAGGTACACACTCGCACAGGGGCAGGGTGCAATActagcgggggagagagagagagagatttacaccaATTTACTGAGGTTTACAGAGAGATTTACACCAATTTACTGAGGTTTACAGAGAGATTTACACCAATTTACTGAGGTTTACAGAGATTTACACCAatttacagagatttacataggttTACGGGGGTACATAGATTTAGAAATTTACACCgatttacagagatttacataggtttacagagagagaaagagagtagatTAGTTGATAGATTCAGATTGTAAGAGTAGAGTATATACTGAAAGAAAATAATCATGACAAGGAAAGATTTTAATGTCGTGTAAAAACGTCTTTATTAAGGAGTACTTTTGTTGTGGGTTGTTTTCATTGGTGCAAGAGCTCCAAGTGACGGGAGTAAAGAAATGGACAGGTTTGATGATATTGCTAACACAACAAACATCCCTGGCTTTTTGTATTCTATGGGTTTCGTCTGTGTGTTTTCAGATCCCCCAGTACCGCATCCTGCTGCTTCTGTTCACCCACGGCAACCCCAAGAGCCAGAAGTACTTCATCGGCGCCGTGGAGAAGCTGATTGAACTCAACAAGGACAGCCTGCTCTCCAAGGTTCCCGTCATCTTCAAGGTGGGTGACTGTTCCCAAGTTTTAGTCTGTCATCATTGCCTCAACATCTATGCTTTGCTGGGTGCTGGGCCACTCACTTTGTACTGTTATTTCTAAGTTTGACCTCACTCTGCATATGTGGAAAATGTGCTCATGATAATCACTTTTACAAGCAGATGTTTTGTTTATCAGAGTTTGGCCTCACCCTGCCTTTGTGGAAAATATACTAGTGAATGATAATCAGGTATACTGGTAGTTGTTTGATATTTCCTCAAATGTTACATGGCTTGAGGTCTTCCTGTTCAGCTGTTGTGTAAGGCCTCTTAATCTCTGCTGCCCTACCCTGTGTAATGAGCTGAAAGAGAATAATGTAGTCAAACTTAATCTGAATTCCACTGTTCTGAAAACCCCTATTGTACTAATATATGAAAGCAGGAAACTAACTTGAAAATACAGCTCAGATTTCCAAGGTAGACAATCATACAAAATCGACAATCATCGAAGTTGGAGAACAGGAATTACATAATAAAACTAGTGTAGTAATGTAGGTGTTGAGGCTGGGCAgatgctgatgtgtgtgtgtgtgcatccctCAGGCGATGTACGACCACGACGTGATTGAGGAGGAGGTGCTGCTGGACTGGGGCAAGAAGGTCTCCAAGAAGTACGTTAGCAAGGAGACTGCGGCCGAGATCCACGCCAAGGCCCAGCCATTCCTCAAGTGGCtgcaggaggctgaggaggaggagaccactgaagaggaggaagatgatggggatGTGGAGGTGAatgtggaggtgagtggaggatAGAGAAGTGGAGtcgtgaggagggaagggaaaggtgaggaggagaatagggaaaTGGAGGTGTATGTAGGTGTTAGTGAGCCTTCTTGtagtgaatgagggagagagacgaaTGTAAGCAATGGTATTCTAATGGTGTGGTGAACTTCCCTAATTGTGAATATGAAGGTGTTTGAACTatctgtgaggaagaggaggtggcaagGAGAGAACTGGGATGGGCTAGAAGAGGAAC
This window contains:
- the LOC126982719 gene encoding eukaryotic translation initiation factor 5-like yields the protein MSYNVNRSVMDAFYRYKMPKIMAKVEGKGNGIKTVVVNMVDVAKALGRPPTYPCKYFGCELGAQTQFDTKNDRYIVNGSHDAAKLQDLLDGFIKRFVLCPECENPETVLFPNEKKGIIKQSCKACGYQGMLDMRHKLTTYILKNHPDTKPNQPGTALTKRKERSKKAENGQKDSLRPNSPRADKSDASDDNMNGDADDLDDDWSLDVSEAAMKERQRGLTAGVKNLTVSNDIEKTQSERLEVFFEYCKAKKEEGLLRPGAEVAVFKDIAGEAERLEIKENKAVMVLVELLLDDNIIKQIPQYRILLLLFTHGNPKSQKYFIGAVEKLIELNKDSLLSKVPVIFKAMYDHDVIEEEVLLDWGKKVSKKYVSKETAAEIHAKAQPFLKWLQEAEEEETTEEEEDDGDVEVNVEFDARALNQSLKEQEAKLAADTKPVVAEAPKINGSGEDQADDGDDDDDDDSDLDIDNL